From a region of the Arachis ipaensis cultivar K30076 chromosome B09, Araip1.1, whole genome shotgun sequence genome:
- the LOC107615800 gene encoding protein FAR1-RELATED SEQUENCE 5-like: protein MEFNRMFDIEGQNSDAGSSDDCSGHYLGTDNEYDDVEGFEPRGGPEAGEKSVGDANNCRGSSGANDVAGGAPSWQVLVDDFLGKEFATEEDAYAAYKEFAKFRGFGVRKGDVARVNGVLVRRDFFCHRQGTRHPKHYDRPERVREERLESQMDCKEKLKIYYDMQHNVWKGQRVARICDCDAAIVIKIGPDQSFGIATSKIIAYMVGQSGGYGMLRFTKWDLYNYVHGQRVVRICDSDAAIVIKTGLDRPTGKPDPILAFDSTYHSNKYKKPSVVFSDSNNHKQTSIFGFALLEDEEVQTYRWVLLNLLDVMGQKKPYVVVTNGDKAMHAAIAEVMPAATYRLCGWHLEKNCIQRVKDTEFRKVFKKALYANFEISDFEEYWKTSVDSLGLLDNGWVHSTYETGESWAMAYLRGTFCAGYMTASRCEGINDFIKGFLKLTDSILELVHNLDQVVKDYQNNEVTAQFYFTYYTPVLTTGLDSTELFASKVYTQAVFREVKKQIKGVAMLLFRGRDSISTTSVYQFSKMGKPNKTHKVLYDPNEKKIECECSMWNSDGIFCSHIFCVMKYEGLEQILEGLILSRWCKDPKDWRSNPPQVTDDHQGHLLRYGPLSGLMSLVAKLGAEDAGGVCCG from the exons ATGGAGTTCAACCGTATGTTCGACATTGAAGGTCAAAACTCTGATGCAGGCAGTTCAGATGATTGTTCCGGACATTATCTTGGTACTGACAACGAATACGATGACGTGGAGGGCTTTGAGCCCCGAGGTGGTCCCGAAGCAGGGGAAAAAAGTGTCGGGGATGCTAACAATTGCAGGGGGTCTAGCGGTGCAAATGACGTGGCAGGCGGTGCCCCAAGCTGGCAAGTCTTGGTGGATGACTTCTTGGGTAAAGAGTTTGCAACGGAGGAGGATGCTTATGCTGCGTACAAGGAGTTTGCCAAATTTAGGGGTTTTGGAGTCCGAAAGGGAGATGTAGCTCGGGTTAACGGGGTTTTGGTCAGAAGAGACTTTTTTTGCCATCGACAAGGGACAAGACATCCTAAGCATTATGACCGTCCTGAGCGAGTAAGGGAGGAGAGGCTTGAGAGCCAGATGGATTGTAAGGAAAAGTTGAAGATTTACTATGATATGCAACACAACGTGTGGAAG GGGCAAAGGGTTGCGCGAATATGCGATTGTGATGCAGCCATTGTTATTAAAATTGGACCGGACCAGTCG TTTGGGATCGCAACTTCGAAAATAATAGCTTACATGGTTGGGCAGTCTGGTGGGTATGGCATGCTTCGATTTACGAAATGGGATTTGTATAATTATGTACATGGGCAAAGGGTTGTGCGAATATGTGATAGTGATGCAGCCATTGTTATTAAAACCGGACTGGATCGACCAACTGGTAAACCGGACCCTATACTG GCATTCGATTCCACGTATCATTCTAACAAGTACAAGAAGCCGTCGGTGGTTTTCTCTGATTCAAATAACCACAAACAGACATCCATATTCGGGTTTGCGCTACTGGAGGATGAAGAGGTTCAAACTTACCGGTGGGTGTTGTTGAACCTGCTGGATGTTATGGGACAGAAGAAGCCCTATGTAGTGGTGACGAATGGGGACAAGGCAATGCATGCTGCAATTGCGGAGGTGATGCCAGCCGCAACATATAGACTGTGCGGTTGGCACCTAGAGAAGAATTGCATCCAAAGGGTGAAGGATACGGAATTTCGCAAGGTTTTTAAGAAAGCTCTATATGCAAATTTTGAAATCAGCGACTTTGAGGAGTATTGGAAGACATCGGTTGATTCGCTTGGCCTACTTGATAATGGTTGGGTTCATAGCACATACGAAACTGGAGAAAGCTGGGCAATGGCCTACCTGAGGGGGACCTTCTGTGCGGGTTACATGACAGCTTCAAGATGTGAAGGGATAAATGATTTTATTAAGGGTTTTCTTAAATTAACTGATAGCATTTTAGAACTTGTACACAATTTAGACCAGGTTGTAAAAGACTACCAGAATAATGAAGTAACAGCCCAATTCTATTTCACATATTATACTCCGGTGCTAACGACCGGCCTTGATTCGACCGAGCTATTTGCATCAAAGGTGTATACACAAGCAGTTTTTAGAGAAGTAAAGAAACAGATTAAGGGTGTGGCGATGTTATTGTTTCGGGGCAGGGACAGCATTAGCACTACTAGTGTATACCAATTCTCAAAAATGGGAAAACCTAACAAAACACACAAGGTGTTGTATGATCCAAACGAGAAAAAGATTGAGTGTGAGTGTTCAATGTGGAACAGTGATGGAATTTTCTGTAGTCATATCTTTTGTGTGATGAAGTACGAGGGATTGGAACAAATCCTGGAGGGTCTTATTCTGAGCAGGTGGTGCAAGGATCCAAAGGATTGGAGGTCGAATCCCCCCCAAGTCACAGATGACCATCAAGGACACTTGCTTCGATATGGTCCCCTTAGTGGGTTAATGAGTTTGGTTGCCAAACTTGGTGCCGAAGATGCCGGCGGAGTTTGTTGTGGCTAG
- the LOC107615801 gene encoding uncharacterized protein LOC107615801, with product MVDASVPFNAVNSAYYQPMIDAIASMGAGYKGPSYPRVRGYLLSKLVEDVRKMIDGYREIWKQTGCTIMADGWTDRCRRTLINFLVYCPKGTVFLKSVDASNISKTAENLFKLFRDVVLFVGPENVVHIVTDNAANYVAAGRLLEAEFPKLYWSPYAAHCVNLMFQDIGKLQEVSQTVSQASLITKYIYNHCYPLFLMRKFTSGREILRPAPTRFATNFIALQSILAQKDPLRAMVTSKEFTSSAYSKEAKAKKFVDQVLDSKFWSQCTDIVKLTSPLVHVLRIVDSEDRPAMGYLYQAIYKAREEMVMRFQKRKKVVDPYLKILDTRWDAQLKKNLHAAGYWLNPAFRFNAGEFEKHKETISGLLDVIEKYTYDDPVLNSKLTSEKRIFKIAEKDFGRPSAIRERTTVMPGEISS from the coding sequence ATGGTGGATGCCTCTGTTCCATTTAATGCGGTTAATTCAGCTTACTATCAGCCAATGATTGATGCTATTGCAAGCATGGGTGCAGGGTATAAAGGGCCAAGTTATCCAAGAGTCCGTGGGTATTTGTTGAGTAAATTAGTTGAGGATGTGAGAAAAATGATTGATGGTTATCGTGAGATTTGGAAGCAAACTGGATGCACTATTATGGCCGATGGATGGACTGATCGTTGTAGGCGtactttgattaattttttagtttattgtCCTAAAGGAACTGTTTTTCTAAAGTCAGTTGATGCTTCTAATATCTCAAAAACTGCTGAAAATTTGTTTAAGTTGTTTAGGGATGTTGTATTGTTTGTTGGTCCTGAGAATGTTGTGCATATTGTAACGGACAATGCTGCAAACTATGTTGCTGCGGGAAGATTGTTAGAGGCTGAGTTTCCTAAATTGTATTGGTCCCCTTATGCAGCTCATTGTGTTAATCTGATGTTTCAAGATATTGGGAAGTTGCAAGAAGTGAGTCAAACTGTGTCACAAGCTTCACTGATCACTAAGTATATCTATAATCATTGCTATCCACTATTCTTGATGAGAAAGTTTACAAGTGGGCGGGAAATACTTCGTCCAGCTCCAACTCGGTTTGCTACTAATTTCATTGCTTTGCAAAGTATTTTAGCTCAAAAGGATCCTTTGAGAGCTATGGTGACTTCTAAAGAATTTACAAGCTCAGCTTACTCCAAAGAAGCCAAAGCTAAGAAATTTGTGGATCAAGTCTTGGATTCTAAATTTTGGAGTCAATGCACTGATATTGTTAAGCTTACCTCGCCACTTGTTCATGTTTTACGTATTGTGGATAGTGAAGACAGACCTGCCATGGGTTATCTTTATCAAGCTATTTATAAGGCTAGAGAAGAAATGGTGATGAGGTTTCAGAAAAGAAAGAAGGTTGTTGATCCTTATTTGAAGATTTTGGATACCCGTTGGGATGCACAACTTAAGAAAAATCTTCATGCCGCTGGTTATTGGTTAAATCCAGCTTTTCGATTTAATGCTGGAGAATTTGAAAAGCACAAAGAAACGATTTCTGGCTTGTTGGATGTCATTGAGAAATATACTTATGATGATCCTGTATTGAACTCTAAGCTGACAAGTGAGAAGAGGATCTTTAAGATTGCTGAGAAAGATTTTGGAAGACCCTCTGCAATACGTGAACGAACCACTGTTATGCCAGGTGAAATTTCTTCATAA